Proteins co-encoded in one Hemibagrus wyckioides isolate EC202008001 linkage group LG26, SWU_Hwy_1.0, whole genome shotgun sequence genomic window:
- the cxcl18b gene encoding chemokine (C-X-C motif) ligand 18b → MAFLTHAVSFILVVVLCIQHSNAQSIPDRCRCPTTSVKASRWKYIEEFSVTAPRSRCKVTEIILTLKMTTKTNEQRCISPNIYQGEFLQECWNRINKDGKRATVKMVECGNPRNTTKEVDKATTAQQP, encoded by the exons ATGGCTTTTCTTACCCACGCTGTCAGTTTCATCCTGGTTGTGGTCCTTTGCATCCAGCACAGTAATG CTCAGTCAATACCAGACAGATGCAGGTGTCCCACCACGTCTGTGAAGGCTTCTAGGTGGAAATATATCGAAGAGTTCTCCGTCACTGCACCGAGATCCCGCtgcaaagtcactgagatcat aCTGACACTGAAGATGACTACAAAGACAAACGAGCAACGCTGTATTAGCCCGAATATTTATCAAGGTGAATTTCTTCAGGAGTGCTGGAACAG GATAAACAAAGATGGAAAGAGAGCCACTGTCAAGATGGTGGAGTGTGGAAATCCCAGAAACACGACAAAAGAGGTGGATAAAGCGACCACGGCACAACAGCCCTGA